From a region of the Triticum aestivum cultivar Chinese Spring chromosome 7D, IWGSC CS RefSeq v2.1, whole genome shotgun sequence genome:
- the LOC123164788 gene encoding uncharacterized membrane protein At1g16860 isoform X1: protein MAGGADARCLLYLRIQNMGSRFPSHQLSNGLYVSGRPEQPKEKAPVVCSAAMPYTGGDIKKSGELGKMFDLHAEKSRKSGPLGNQPSRNTSFGGAASNSGPVSSAASRSNYSGSISAAVPGTGGSARAKSNSGPLNKHGEPTKRSSGPQSGGVTPMARQNSGHLPPILPTTGLITSGPISSGQLNSSGALRKVSGTLDSTVSMKMRATSSAYNPAVTNINEQNSYSIKASLPKPILWAAILLFAMGFIAGGFILAAVHNSILLVVVVVIFGFVAALLVWNICWGTRGMTRFVSRYPDADLRIAKDGEYVKVTGVVTCGNFPLESSFQRVPRCVYTSSCLYEYRGWDSKAANTQHRRFTWGLRSIERHAVDFYISDFQSGLRALVKIGYGARLIPYVDEAVVIDINPENKDMSPEFLRWIRERNLSSDDRIMRLKEGYIKEGNTVSVIGVVQRNDNVLMIVPPPEPFNTGCQWGKCLLPTSLDGLVLRCEDTSNGDVIPV from the exons ATGGCCGGAG gtgctgATGCAAGGTGTTTGTTGTATCTGAGAATTCAGAATATGGGTTCTCGGTTTCCATCCCACCAATTAAGCAATGGGCTTTATGTCTCTGGGCGACCTGAGCAACCAAAGGAGAAGGCTCCGGTTGTTTGCTCTGCAGCTATGCCATACACTGGGGGTGACATCAAGAAATCAGGAGAACTAGGGAAAATGTTTGACCTCCATGCTGAGAAGTCACGGAAATCTGGCCCTTTGGGTAATCAACCTTCAAGGAATACTTCATTTGGTGGTGCTGCTTCCAATTCTGGACCAGTATCTAGTGCTGCTTCTCGATCCAACTACTCTGGCTCTATTTCAGCAGCAGTTCCTGGCACTGGAGGTTCGGCAAGGGCAAAATCTAATTCTGGACCGCTCAATAAGCATGGAGAACCAACAAAGAGATCCTCTGGCCCCCAGTCAGGAGGAGTGACCCCAATGGCTCGCCAGAATTCTGGCCATCTACCGCCTATTCTTCCGACAACTGGGCTCATCACATCAGGACCTATCTCCTCTGGACAGTTGAACTCATCTGGTGCTCTACGGAAAGTATCAGGCACTCTTGATTCTACTGTTTCGATGAAGATGCGTGCCACCTCTTCTGCTTACAACCCGGCTGTTACAAATATTAATGAGCAAAATAGCTACTCAATTAAGGCCAGTTTGCCAAAGCCAATACTATGGGCGGCTATTCTGCTCTTTGCGATGGGGTTCATAGCAGGTGGCTTCATTCTAGCTGCTGTTCATAATTCAATTTTGCTGGTAGTTGTTGTGGTGATATTTGGATTTGTTGCTGCGCTCTTGGTTTGGAACATTTGCTGGGGAACAAGaggcatgactaggtttgtcagtCGCTATCCTGATGCTGATCTTAGAATTGCGAAAGATGGAGAGTATGTGAAGGTCACAGGG GTTGTTACTTGTGGAAATTTCCCCCTTGAGTCCTCATTTCAAAGGGTTCCAAGATGTGTATACACTTCGTCTTGCTTGTATGAGTATAGGGGTTGGGATTCAAAAGCTGCCAACACTCAGCATCGCCGATTTACTTGGGGATTACGTTCAATTGAA CGGCATGCGGTCGATTTCTACATCTCTGATTTCCAATCTGGGCTGCGAGCATTGGTCAAAATAGGATATGGTGCACGGCTAATCCCATATGTCGATGAAGCTGTTGTTATTGACATAAATCCAGAAAACAAGGACATGTCCCCTGAATTTTTGAGATGGATACGGGAAAGGAACCTCTCAAGTGATGATCGTATAATGCGCCTAAAAGAAGG ATACATTAAGGAGGGAAACACTGTTAGTGTCATTGGTGTTGTTCAAAGGAACGACAATGTGCTGATGATTGTTCCACCACCTGAACCCTTCAACACTGGTTGCCAGTGGGGCAAGTGCCTCCTCCCAACTAGCCTTGATGGACTAGTCTTAAGATGTGAAGACACGTCGAACGGTGATGTAATTCCAGTATAG
- the LOC123164788 gene encoding uncharacterized membrane protein At1g16860 isoform X2: MGSRFPSHQLSNGLYVSGRPEQPKEKAPVVCSAAMPYTGGDIKKSGELGKMFDLHAEKSRKSGPLGNQPSRNTSFGGAASNSGPVSSAASRSNYSGSISAAVPGTGGSARAKSNSGPLNKHGEPTKRSSGPQSGGVTPMARQNSGHLPPILPTTGLITSGPISSGQLNSSGALRKVSGTLDSTVSMKMRATSSAYNPAVTNINEQNSYSIKASLPKPILWAAILLFAMGFIAGGFILAAVHNSILLVVVVVIFGFVAALLVWNICWGTRGMTRFVSRYPDADLRIAKDGEYVKVTGVVTCGNFPLESSFQRVPRCVYTSSCLYEYRGWDSKAANTQHRRFTWGLRSIERHAVDFYISDFQSGLRALVKIGYGARLIPYVDEAVVIDINPENKDMSPEFLRWIRERNLSSDDRIMRLKEGYIKEGNTVSVIGVVQRNDNVLMIVPPPEPFNTGCQWGKCLLPTSLDGLVLRCEDTSNGDVIPV; the protein is encoded by the exons ATGGGTTCTCGGTTTCCATCCCACCAATTAAGCAATGGGCTTTATGTCTCTGGGCGACCTGAGCAACCAAAGGAGAAGGCTCCGGTTGTTTGCTCTGCAGCTATGCCATACACTGGGGGTGACATCAAGAAATCAGGAGAACTAGGGAAAATGTTTGACCTCCATGCTGAGAAGTCACGGAAATCTGGCCCTTTGGGTAATCAACCTTCAAGGAATACTTCATTTGGTGGTGCTGCTTCCAATTCTGGACCAGTATCTAGTGCTGCTTCTCGATCCAACTACTCTGGCTCTATTTCAGCAGCAGTTCCTGGCACTGGAGGTTCGGCAAGGGCAAAATCTAATTCTGGACCGCTCAATAAGCATGGAGAACCAACAAAGAGATCCTCTGGCCCCCAGTCAGGAGGAGTGACCCCAATGGCTCGCCAGAATTCTGGCCATCTACCGCCTATTCTTCCGACAACTGGGCTCATCACATCAGGACCTATCTCCTCTGGACAGTTGAACTCATCTGGTGCTCTACGGAAAGTATCAGGCACTCTTGATTCTACTGTTTCGATGAAGATGCGTGCCACCTCTTCTGCTTACAACCCGGCTGTTACAAATATTAATGAGCAAAATAGCTACTCAATTAAGGCCAGTTTGCCAAAGCCAATACTATGGGCGGCTATTCTGCTCTTTGCGATGGGGTTCATAGCAGGTGGCTTCATTCTAGCTGCTGTTCATAATTCAATTTTGCTGGTAGTTGTTGTGGTGATATTTGGATTTGTTGCTGCGCTCTTGGTTTGGAACATTTGCTGGGGAACAAGaggcatgactaggtttgtcagtCGCTATCCTGATGCTGATCTTAGAATTGCGAAAGATGGAGAGTATGTGAAGGTCACAGGG GTTGTTACTTGTGGAAATTTCCCCCTTGAGTCCTCATTTCAAAGGGTTCCAAGATGTGTATACACTTCGTCTTGCTTGTATGAGTATAGGGGTTGGGATTCAAAAGCTGCCAACACTCAGCATCGCCGATTTACTTGGGGATTACGTTCAATTGAA CGGCATGCGGTCGATTTCTACATCTCTGATTTCCAATCTGGGCTGCGAGCATTGGTCAAAATAGGATATGGTGCACGGCTAATCCCATATGTCGATGAAGCTGTTGTTATTGACATAAATCCAGAAAACAAGGACATGTCCCCTGAATTTTTGAGATGGATACGGGAAAGGAACCTCTCAAGTGATGATCGTATAATGCGCCTAAAAGAAGG ATACATTAAGGAGGGAAACACTGTTAGTGTCATTGGTGTTGTTCAAAGGAACGACAATGTGCTGATGATTGTTCCACCACCTGAACCCTTCAACACTGGTTGCCAGTGGGGCAAGTGCCTCCTCCCAACTAGCCTTGATGGACTAGTCTTAAGATGTGAAGACACGTCGAACGGTGATGTAATTCCAGTATAG